In Ruania zhangjianzhongii, the following proteins share a genomic window:
- a CDS encoding helix-turn-helix domain-containing protein has protein sequence MTRTPRQKLNVSDDRVSMLDELVSTPRGRAELAAAEAALRAQALIEQAFEETALSARDVANALGVTEGRVSQLRHGDGNVRLSTLAKLMSVLDQNLALEAHHTASERGQQVADERDDATSKFWVQRFVGIDGVHEATYEGPSSPTSVTPIGEPEERSRRRDAAWSRYAKHAVAARSQTQQPQRRLAGL, from the coding sequence ATGACCAGGACACCTAGACAGAAGCTCAATGTCAGCGATGATCGCGTGTCGATGCTGGACGAGCTCGTTTCGACACCGCGAGGGCGGGCGGAGCTCGCCGCAGCCGAAGCAGCCCTGCGGGCTCAAGCTCTCATCGAGCAAGCCTTCGAGGAGACGGCACTATCGGCACGAGACGTTGCGAACGCCTTAGGGGTCACTGAGGGCAGGGTATCCCAGTTGCGCCATGGAGATGGCAACGTCCGTTTGAGCACCCTCGCCAAACTGATGAGCGTGTTGGACCAGAACCTGGCGCTTGAGGCACACCACACGGCATCTGAGCGCGGCCAACAGGTCGCCGACGAACGTGACGATGCAACGAGCAAGTTCTGGGTCCAGCGATTCGTCGGCATCGATGGGGTGCACGAGGCTACGTATGAAGGGCCGTCGTCACCCACGTCGGTGACACCCATCGGGGAACCGGAAGAACGGAGCCGACGTCGGGACGCAGCTTGGTCGCGCTATGCGAAGCATGCAGTCGCGGCCCGTTCGCAGACGCAGCAGCCACAAAGGCGTTTGGCTGGACTGTGA
- a CDS encoding MarR family winged helix-turn-helix transcriptional regulator — translation MTTSVKLVAMGQEWTTAVATLRVAGQLVDGIQRGMRERGYTDLRPAHGFAFIRLSAGPATTVQVAEHLGVTKQAASEMVRNLTAQGYLRRQPDPVDRRQVLLELTAQGQDATAAATAAATETVAAWRDQLPDGDLERLTAALLHLAEPGPLRPAW, via the coding sequence TTGACTACATCTGTCAAACTGGTGGCCATGGGCCAGGAGTGGACGACGGCAGTGGCCACCTTGCGGGTCGCTGGCCAGCTGGTGGACGGCATTCAGCGGGGAATGCGCGAGCGCGGCTATACCGACCTGCGCCCGGCCCACGGCTTCGCCTTCATCCGCCTGAGCGCCGGGCCGGCCACCACCGTTCAGGTCGCCGAGCACCTGGGCGTGACCAAGCAGGCGGCCAGCGAGATGGTCCGGAACTTGACCGCACAGGGCTATCTGCGCCGCCAACCAGACCCCGTGGACCGGCGCCAGGTACTGCTCGAACTCACCGCCCAGGGGCAGGACGCCACCGCTGCTGCCACAGCCGCTGCCACCGAGACGGTCGCCGCGTGGCGAGACCAGTTGCCGGACGGCGACCTCGAGCGCCTGACCGCCGCACTGCTGCACCTCGCCGAGCCAGGACCGCTACGGCCGGCATGGTGA
- a CDS encoding acyltransferase family protein yields the protein MSSPTDTQQHPPTGPTGPTHLPAGQPTATRLPADSTARLSGGSAARPSGGSTTRLHGLDALRGGALLLGIVLHALMPFLPQSTWMVVDSQPSALAGPIVFVIHLFRMVLFMMLAGYFGSMVLRRRGARRYLGDRSKRILLPAIVFWPVSVMSTWLISALNLSVRDLPPPPAAEDASLWLIFGPGVLWFLWTLMEALLIVVLVRAVLVRTVGAERLGRAARALGRLLSSPGAVLLPAVPYAVGLVLQGSINGGLREPLTLIPQGSSLVTYLGAFTTGWLLFAQRGSLQRLAGQWPAHLAAAVVGTAAAYLAVEQDVPFVAGAAILAVAGWCWVYALIGVCVRFLRRERPMVRYLADSSYWAYLLHLPILLLCELVIADLTWPMPVKLTLTLAVTTALLLSSYHLLVRPRALGAWLNGRRYPI from the coding sequence ATGTCCTCACCCACCGACACCCAGCAGCACCCGCCCACCGGCCCGACCGGGCCCACCCACCTGCCGGCGGGCCAGCCGACAGCCACGCGACTACCGGCCGACTCGACTGCGCGGCTATCGGGTGGTTCGGCTGCGCGGCCGTCCGGTGGTTCGACCACCCGGCTGCACGGTCTGGACGCCCTCCGCGGCGGCGCGCTGCTGCTCGGGATCGTGCTGCACGCGCTGATGCCGTTCCTCCCCCAGTCGACCTGGATGGTGGTCGACTCGCAGCCATCGGCGCTGGCCGGGCCGATCGTGTTCGTGATCCACCTGTTCCGGATGGTGCTGTTCATGATGCTCGCGGGCTACTTCGGGTCGATGGTGCTCCGGCGCCGCGGCGCCCGCCGGTACTTGGGCGACCGCAGCAAGCGGATCCTGCTCCCGGCGATCGTGTTCTGGCCGGTCTCGGTGATGTCCACCTGGCTGATCAGCGCACTCAACCTGAGCGTGCGCGATCTCCCACCGCCACCGGCGGCCGAGGACGCGAGCCTTTGGCTGATCTTCGGGCCCGGTGTGCTCTGGTTCCTCTGGACGTTGATGGAGGCGCTGCTGATCGTGGTGCTGGTCCGCGCTGTGCTGGTGCGCACCGTCGGGGCCGAGCGCCTGGGTCGCGCGGCACGCGCGCTCGGCCGGCTGCTCTCCTCGCCGGGTGCGGTCCTGCTGCCCGCTGTGCCCTACGCCGTCGGGCTGGTCCTGCAGGGCAGCATCAACGGCGGCCTGCGAGAGCCACTCACCCTGATCCCCCAGGGCTCCTCCCTGGTGACCTACCTCGGCGCTTTTACCACCGGGTGGCTGCTCTTCGCCCAGCGCGGCAGCCTGCAGCGCCTCGCCGGGCAGTGGCCGGCGCACCTGGCCGCCGCCGTGGTCGGCACCGCCGCGGCCTACCTGGCCGTGGAGCAGGACGTCCCGTTCGTAGCTGGCGCGGCCATCCTCGCCGTGGCCGGCTGGTGCTGGGTGTATGCGCTGATCGGGGTGTGCGTGCGGTTCCTGCGCCGAGAGCGCCCAATGGTGCGCTACCTGGCCGACTCCTCCTACTGGGCCTACCTGCTGCACCTACCGATCCTTCTGCTGTGCGAGCTGGTGATCGCCGACCTGACCTGGCCGATGCCGGTCAAGCTCACCCTCACCCTGGCGGTGACGACGGCGCTGCTGCTGTCCAGCTATCACCTGCTGGTCCGGCCCCGCGCCCTCGGTGCGTGGCTGAACGGGCGCCGCTACCCGATCTGA
- a CDS encoding cyclase family protein — MPDYDARHLVDLSHTIRAGLVTYPGLPGPRISPHLSREASASHYAPGTTFSIDAITMVGNTGTYLDTAFHRYADGPDLAALELETLVDLPTEVFHLEEAATRGIVASALAERDVRGKAVLLHTGWDRHFGTPAYGEDAPFLTADGVRHLLEAGATAVGIDSVNLDDASPAAEGQRPAHSTFLGAGIHVLEHLTNLGALPASGARLTVVPPKIEGFGTFPVRAFATVPAVH; from the coding sequence ATGCCCGACTACGACGCTCGCCACCTGGTGGACCTGAGCCACACGATCCGTGCCGGACTGGTCACCTACCCCGGCCTGCCCGGGCCGCGGATAAGCCCGCACCTGAGCCGGGAGGCCTCGGCCTCGCACTACGCCCCGGGAACCACGTTCAGCATCGATGCGATCACCATGGTCGGGAACACCGGCACCTATCTGGACACGGCGTTCCACCGCTACGCCGACGGTCCGGACCTGGCGGCGCTGGAGCTGGAGACCCTGGTGGACCTGCCCACCGAGGTGTTCCATCTCGAGGAAGCGGCCACGCGGGGCATCGTGGCGTCGGCGCTGGCCGAGCGGGACGTGCGCGGCAAGGCGGTGCTGCTGCACACCGGCTGGGACCGCCACTTCGGCACACCCGCCTATGGCGAGGATGCACCGTTCCTTACCGCCGACGGCGTCCGTCACCTTCTCGAGGCCGGCGCCACTGCCGTGGGGATCGACTCGGTCAACCTGGACGACGCCTCGCCGGCTGCCGAGGGCCAGCGGCCCGCGCACAGCACGTTCCTCGGTGCCGGGATCCATGTGCTCGAGCACCTGACGAACCTCGGCGCCCTGCCGGCCAGCGGCGCGCGGTTGACCGTGGTGCCGCCGAAGATCGAGGGCTTCGGAACCTTTCCGGTGCGGGCATTCGCGACGGTTCCTGCGGTGCACTGA
- a CDS encoding dihydrodipicolinate synthase family protein produces the protein MFTGLSAFPLTPLHDDILDESAYAGLIDRLVGAGVDSITALGSTGSYLYLDRDERRRAARIAVEHAGDVPVVVGIGALRTSRVQALAADAQEAGATAVLLAPVTYQSLTDDDLVGLFEDVNAELSVPLVAYDNPSTTHVTFTDDLYARITALPHVASIKIPGVPADPDDAAARVSTIRERIPSGVTLGVSGDPAAATGLNAGCDAWYSVIAGTLPAPALTITRAALSGDHDAATRESQRLRPLWGLFAQYGSYRVTAAIAEHLGLVRESPLPLPIRGLPASARARVADIVAALDLHA, from the coding sequence ATGTTCACCGGCCTGAGCGCGTTCCCCCTCACTCCGCTCCACGATGACATTCTCGATGAATCGGCCTACGCGGGCCTGATCGATCGTCTCGTCGGCGCCGGAGTGGACTCCATCACTGCGCTCGGCTCGACCGGGTCCTACCTGTACCTCGACCGCGACGAACGCCGCCGAGCAGCCCGGATCGCGGTCGAGCACGCCGGAGATGTGCCAGTGGTGGTCGGTATCGGTGCGTTGCGCACGTCGAGGGTGCAGGCCCTCGCCGCGGACGCGCAGGAAGCGGGCGCAACAGCCGTGCTCCTCGCCCCGGTCACCTACCAGAGCCTCACCGACGACGACCTCGTCGGCCTCTTCGAAGACGTCAACGCCGAACTATCCGTGCCGTTGGTGGCGTACGACAACCCCAGCACCACCCACGTCACCTTCACCGACGATCTCTACGCCCGCATCACCGCCCTCCCACACGTCGCCTCCATCAAGATCCCCGGCGTTCCCGCCGACCCCGACGACGCGGCCGCACGAGTATCGACGATCCGAGAGCGTATTCCCTCTGGCGTCACCCTCGGGGTGTCCGGCGACCCGGCCGCCGCGACCGGGCTGAACGCCGGATGCGACGCCTGGTACTCCGTCATCGCCGGCACCCTCCCCGCCCCCGCACTCACCATCACCCGAGCGGCACTCAGCGGCGACCACGACGCCGCGACGCGCGAATCCCAGCGCCTACGACCCCTGTGGGGGCTGTTCGCACAGTACGGCAGCTACCGGGTCACCGCAGCCATCGCCGAACACCTCGGCCTGGTCCGCGAGAGCCCTCTCCCCCTGCCCATCCGGGGACTCCCCGCCAGCGCCCGCGCGCGCGTCGCCGACATCGTTGCCGCACTCGACCTCCACGCCTGA
- a CDS encoding helix-turn-helix domain-containing protein produces the protein MSEDLMTAAAGADPATGLRAVRSLRELADRLELLQVRRARELGLPWQEIAEALGVTRQAVHKKYRKEL, from the coding sequence ATGTCCGAGGATCTGATGACCGCAGCGGCAGGTGCCGACCCAGCCACCGGGCTGCGTGCCGTCCGCTCACTTCGCGAGCTGGCCGATCGGCTTGAGCTGTTGCAGGTTCGGCGCGCCCGCGAACTCGGCCTGCCCTGGCAGGAGATCGCCGAGGCGCTCGGGGTCACCCGGCAGGCCGTGCACAAGAAGTACCGGAAGGAGCTGTGA
- a CDS encoding cupin domain-containing protein, with product MPVVRPTDSTRHELGDAQFETYVAPSTGSEDLCAWRLVVRPGARGLAHRPSNEEVLLVLSGTLCGALGGEEFALVPGEVLHVPADVEVRIDGGPEGGTAWVSTTRGLEAVTAAGERLTPPWAQ from the coding sequence ATGCCCGTCGTTCGTCCTACAGACTCCACTCGCCACGAGTTGGGTGACGCTCAGTTCGAGACCTACGTCGCGCCGTCGACTGGGAGCGAGGACCTCTGCGCCTGGCGCCTGGTCGTGAGGCCCGGTGCGCGGGGCCTGGCGCACCGCCCGAGCAACGAGGAGGTCCTGCTCGTGCTCAGCGGGACGCTGTGCGGCGCACTCGGTGGCGAGGAGTTCGCGCTCGTGCCGGGAGAGGTGCTGCACGTGCCTGCCGACGTGGAAGTGCGCATCGACGGCGGGCCGGAAGGCGGCACCGCTTGGGTGAGCACCACCCGCGGGCTCGAGGCGGTGACCGCGGCGGGGGAGCGGCTCACTCCGCCCTGGGCCCAGTAG
- a CDS encoding Clp protease N-terminal domain-containing protein, with the protein MFERFTYEARIAVVGAQEVARARGARQITTTHLLVALLSPGAETTAAVTAAGGDVEALTRPGEHGELDSHALSAVGVDLEQVTARAEEVFGPGALARAGRSPKHLPFRREAKKALELALREAVRLQERTITGRHLLLGLIRAECDGRTALVGAGTDLPGLRAALEQPRAQSA; encoded by the coding sequence ATGTTCGAGAGGTTTACCTACGAAGCACGCATCGCCGTGGTCGGCGCCCAGGAGGTGGCCCGCGCCCGCGGTGCCAGGCAGATCACCACCACCCATCTGCTCGTCGCCCTGCTCTCCCCCGGCGCTGAGACCACCGCTGCAGTCACCGCGGCCGGCGGCGACGTCGAGGCCCTTACCCGACCTGGCGAGCACGGCGAGCTGGATAGCCACGCCCTCTCCGCCGTCGGCGTGGATCTGGAGCAGGTCACCGCCCGGGCCGAAGAGGTGTTCGGCCCCGGTGCGCTGGCCCGCGCCGGCCGATCTCCCAAGCACCTGCCGTTCCGCCGGGAAGCGAAGAAGGCGCTCGAGCTGGCACTGCGCGAGGCGGTCCGCCTCCAGGAGCGCACCATCACTGGCCGCCACCTGTTGCTGGGGCTGATCCGGGCCGAGTGCGACGGCCGCACCGCGCTCGTTGGCGCCGGCACAGACCTGCCCGGCCTGCGCGCGGCACTGGAGCAGCCCAGGGCGCAGAGCGCCTGA
- a CDS encoding dihydrolipoyl dehydrogenase family protein, with product MSTQRGPADHTEHVDLLVIGWGKGGKTLAGTAARRGKRVALIEQSAEMIGGTCINVACVPTKILVHQADQRREADDPDDYFAAAVQRRDTLTSAMRTKNFQLLDELDSVLLVSGHAEFTGDREVLVTGGDETLGITAETVLVNTGSRPAVPPIEGAHVGGRIHDSTTLQHVSPLPGSLIVVGGGYVGLEFASMFAHFGAEVTVLDRGERPLRQEDPEVAETAVSILAGDGVQVTSAAEVTSIAAGPEQAEVTYAADGREMRLGADAVLLALGREPATDGLGLERGGVDVDDRGFVAVDEYLRTTARGVYALGDVNGGPQFTYVSLDDNRIVADQLFGAGKRSTQDRVAVPYTIFLTPPLARVGLTEAQAREQGYDVRVAAKQMADIAAAPRAKIEGEPRGIVKCVVDGANDRVLGVALMHVHSQEVINLVALAMRHSITASELRDAIYTHPSATEALNEVLGALA from the coding sequence ATGTCCACGCAGCGCGGTCCCGCCGACCACACCGAACATGTTGATCTCCTGGTGATCGGCTGGGGCAAGGGCGGCAAGACCCTCGCCGGTACCGCTGCCCGCCGGGGCAAGCGGGTCGCCCTGATCGAGCAGTCCGCCGAGATGATCGGCGGCACGTGCATCAACGTCGCCTGCGTGCCCACGAAGATCCTCGTGCACCAGGCGGACCAGCGCCGCGAGGCCGATGACCCCGACGACTATTTCGCGGCGGCTGTCCAACGCCGCGACACTCTCACCAGCGCGATGCGGACGAAGAACTTCCAGCTGCTGGACGAGCTCGACTCTGTGCTTCTGGTTTCGGGGCACGCTGAGTTCACCGGTGACCGCGAGGTACTGGTCACCGGGGGTGACGAGACCCTAGGGATCACCGCCGAGACCGTGCTGGTCAACACCGGCTCCCGCCCCGCCGTCCCGCCGATCGAGGGGGCGCACGTGGGCGGGCGGATCCACGACTCCACCACTCTGCAACACGTCTCGCCGCTGCCGGGTTCACTGATCGTGGTCGGCGGCGGCTACGTCGGGCTGGAGTTCGCCTCGATGTTTGCCCACTTCGGCGCCGAGGTCACTGTGCTGGACCGGGGCGAGCGCCCGCTGCGGCAGGAAGATCCGGAAGTCGCCGAAACTGCCGTGAGCATCCTTGCCGGCGACGGCGTCCAGGTCACCTCGGCCGCGGAGGTCACCTCGATCGCTGCTGGTCCGGAGCAGGCGGAGGTGACCTATGCGGCCGACGGCCGCGAGATGAGGCTCGGCGCGGATGCCGTGCTGCTGGCCCTCGGCCGGGAACCGGCCACCGACGGGCTGGGTCTGGAGCGCGGGGGAGTGGACGTGGACGACCGCGGGTTCGTCGCCGTCGATGAGTACCTGCGCACCACCGCCCGGGGCGTCTATGCGTTGGGTGATGTCAACGGTGGTCCGCAGTTCACCTATGTGTCGTTGGACGACAACCGGATCGTGGCCGATCAGTTGTTCGGGGCCGGGAAGCGATCCACGCAGGACCGGGTGGCCGTGCCGTACACCATCTTCCTGACCCCGCCGCTGGCCCGTGTGGGCCTGACCGAGGCGCAGGCGCGCGAGCAGGGCTACGACGTACGGGTGGCAGCGAAGCAGATGGCCGATATCGCCGCGGCCCCGCGAGCGAAGATCGAGGGCGAGCCCCGCGGCATCGTCAAGTGCGTGGTCGACGGGGCGAACGACCGGGTCCTGGGTGTGGCCCTGATGCATGTGCACTCCCAGGAAGTGATCAACCTGGTGGCGCTGGCGATGCGGCACTCGATCACCGCTTCCGAGCTGCGGGACGCGATCTACACCCACCCTTCGGCCACCGAGGCGCTGAACGAGGTGCTCGGCGCACTGGCGTGA
- a CDS encoding NupC/NupG family nucleoside CNT transporter, whose protein sequence is MVDLLWGLGGMLALLALAVLFSADRRKIRVRTVGLALATQLVIAVLVLYVPWGEAVLGGVSSAVQAMIDSSADGIDFLFGAILPEEGSVFAFQVLPVIVFFASLTAVLYHLNVLQWVVRIIGGGLAKILGTTRPESMNAAANIFVGQTEAPLVIRPYVKKMTQSELFAVMVGGLSTVAGSVLVGYSLLGARLDYLIAASFMAAPGALAMAKILVPAGSLERTGEAAAVATAGPAETAETAGTAPDESALGGHRYRRRKKTGTVVADRGAEGSADQSAEQAAADAATAVPADTGDEDRDEDEPGQARNVIDAAARGAGDGLWLALNVGAMLLAFISLIALANLILGWVAGWFGADLTIEQILGYVFAPVMFLAGTPWPEALQAGSFLGQKVVLNEFVAFSDFGPQAGEFSAKAQAVITFALTGFANLGSIAILLGGLGGIAPKRRGDIAQLGLRAVLAGTLANLMSATIAGILIG, encoded by the coding sequence GTGGTCGATCTGCTCTGGGGGCTGGGCGGAATGCTCGCCCTGCTCGCGCTCGCTGTCCTGTTTTCCGCCGACCGACGAAAGATCCGAGTCCGCACCGTGGGGCTCGCACTGGCCACTCAGCTGGTGATCGCCGTCCTGGTGCTGTACGTCCCGTGGGGGGAGGCCGTCCTGGGCGGGGTGTCCTCCGCCGTGCAGGCCATGATCGACTCCTCGGCGGACGGGATCGACTTCCTCTTCGGCGCCATCCTGCCGGAGGAAGGCTCCGTGTTCGCGTTCCAGGTGCTCCCGGTGATCGTGTTCTTCGCCTCGCTCACCGCCGTGCTCTATCACCTCAACGTGCTCCAGTGGGTGGTCCGGATCATCGGTGGCGGGCTCGCGAAGATCCTCGGTACCACCCGACCGGAGTCGATGAACGCCGCGGCGAACATCTTCGTGGGTCAGACCGAGGCGCCGCTGGTGATCCGGCCGTACGTGAAGAAGATGACCCAGTCTGAACTGTTCGCCGTGATGGTCGGAGGCCTGTCCACTGTGGCCGGTTCGGTGCTGGTGGGCTACTCGCTGCTCGGCGCTCGGCTGGACTACCTGATCGCCGCGAGCTTCATGGCGGCGCCGGGTGCGTTGGCGATGGCCAAGATCCTGGTGCCCGCCGGATCCCTGGAGCGAACCGGGGAGGCAGCCGCGGTCGCCACTGCTGGGCCGGCCGAGACGGCGGAGACGGCAGGCACCGCCCCGGACGAGTCCGCACTCGGTGGGCATCGCTACCGGCGCCGGAAGAAGACCGGCACGGTGGTAGCCGACCGAGGGGCCGAGGGATCGGCCGACCAATCGGCCGAGCAAGCCGCCGCCGACGCCGCGACGGCCGTACCGGCGGACACCGGCGACGAGGACCGGGACGAGGACGAACCGGGCCAGGCGCGCAACGTCATCGACGCCGCCGCCCGGGGCGCCGGTGACGGTCTGTGGCTGGCGCTGAACGTCGGTGCCATGCTGCTGGCGTTCATCTCGCTGATCGCGCTCGCGAACCTCATCCTCGGCTGGGTCGCCGGCTGGTTCGGTGCGGATCTGACCATTGAGCAGATCCTCGGGTATGTCTTCGCGCCGGTGATGTTCCTCGCCGGGACGCCCTGGCCCGAGGCCCTGCAGGCAGGCAGCTTCCTCGGCCAGAAGGTGGTCCTGAACGAGTTCGTCGCCTTCAGTGACTTCGGCCCGCAGGCCGGTGAGTTCTCCGCCAAGGCACAGGCAGTGATCACCTTCGCGCTGACCGGCTTCGCCAACCTGGGCTCGATCGCCATCCTCTTGGGTGGGCTGGGCGGCATCGCCCCCAAGCGCCGGGGTGACATCGCCCAGCTCGGCCTGCGTGCCGTGCTGGCCGGCACGCTGGCGAACCTGATGAGCGCCACGATCGCCGGCATCCTGATCGGCTGA
- the nhaA gene encoding Na+/H+ antiporter NhaA: MDTPNTAPPQDTADTGAGLTVIQTSPDPEHSTLAARGSTIAMRVRAMGRTRVGALLLLLATVAAIIWANTSPGSYSGFWESRVLIGIEDLRLEFTVHALVNDALMALFFFTVGLEVRREFAIGELTSWSRALVPVVAAAAGLAVPALLYVLITAGTGYSGAWGVVISTDTAFLIGALALIGPRAPGRLRVFLLALAVVDDIGALTIIAFVYTDEFMPAPLIIAALGLLGVYLTRYLRSGRGPVYGVLAVGVWLAFLASGVHPTLAGVAIALLIPVYRPERRDVEHALDLARTFRQSPSSEYARAAANSLRESISINERLQSAYAPYIAYVVLPLFALANAGVRLSTDILVAAWSSPITWGIIAGLVLGKLLGVAGATSLLRVLGVGDVGTGLTTGRLAGGGVLCGIGFTISLFIVNLAITDPDVQNQARVGVLAASVIAFVVAAVVFRISDIRHPAAEAGRILSRPVDSGRDHFWGPPEAPLTLVEYGDFQCGFCLKATGSVEEVHRILGDRLRYVWRHAPLTEYHPNALAAAEAAEAAGRQGQFFEFSRSLFADQEHQLPSDIVHRAEELGLDVERFESDLDTGETASRVRDDLLDAEAMGIIAVPTFFINGRRHTGPYDAQTLIRELERTAPVQR, encoded by the coding sequence ATGGACACCCCGAACACGGCCCCACCCCAGGACACCGCCGATACCGGGGCCGGCCTGACCGTCATCCAGACCTCCCCCGACCCAGAACACAGCACGCTCGCCGCGCGTGGGAGCACCATCGCGATGCGGGTCCGCGCCATGGGGCGCACCCGCGTCGGTGCCCTGCTCCTCCTGCTCGCCACTGTGGCGGCGATCATCTGGGCGAACACCTCCCCGGGCAGCTACAGCGGGTTCTGGGAGTCGCGGGTGCTGATTGGGATCGAGGACCTGCGCCTGGAGTTCACCGTGCATGCGTTGGTGAACGACGCCTTGATGGCGCTGTTCTTTTTCACCGTGGGCCTGGAGGTGCGGCGGGAGTTCGCCATCGGTGAGCTGACCAGCTGGTCCCGGGCTCTCGTGCCCGTGGTCGCAGCCGCTGCCGGTCTGGCGGTGCCCGCGCTGCTCTACGTCCTGATCACCGCCGGAACCGGATACTCCGGTGCCTGGGGGGTGGTCATCTCGACGGACACCGCCTTCCTCATCGGGGCACTCGCCCTGATCGGCCCCCGCGCTCCCGGGCGGCTGCGCGTCTTCCTGCTCGCTCTCGCCGTCGTCGACGATATCGGCGCGCTGACCATCATCGCGTTCGTCTACACCGACGAGTTCATGCCCGCGCCGCTGATCATCGCGGCCCTCGGTCTGCTCGGCGTGTACCTCACCAGGTATCTGCGCAGCGGCCGCGGCCCGGTGTACGGCGTGCTGGCCGTGGGAGTCTGGCTCGCGTTCCTCGCCTCCGGTGTGCACCCCACCCTCGCGGGCGTCGCGATCGCCCTGCTGATTCCGGTCTACCGCCCGGAGCGCCGCGACGTGGAGCACGCACTGGACCTGGCACGGACCTTCCGGCAGTCCCCGAGCTCGGAGTACGCCCGAGCCGCCGCGAACAGCCTGCGGGAGTCGATCTCGATCAACGAGCGACTGCAGTCCGCCTACGCCCCTTACATCGCCTACGTCGTGCTCCCGCTGTTCGCGCTGGCCAATGCCGGGGTACGGCTGAGCACCGACATCCTCGTGGCCGCGTGGAGCTCGCCGATCACCTGGGGCATCATCGCCGGACTGGTGCTCGGCAAGCTCCTCGGCGTGGCCGGGGCCACCTCGCTGTTGCGGGTGCTGGGGGTGGGAGACGTGGGCACCGGGCTCACCACCGGGCGCCTCGCCGGTGGCGGGGTGCTGTGCGGTATCGGGTTCACCATCTCGCTGTTCATCGTGAACTTGGCCATCACCGATCCGGACGTGCAGAACCAGGCGCGGGTGGGGGTGCTGGCCGCGTCGGTGATCGCCTTCGTCGTGGCCGCTGTGGTGTTCCGGATCTCCGATATCCGGCACCCGGCAGCTGAGGCGGGGCGAATCCTGAGCCGCCCGGTGGATTCCGGCCGGGACCACTTCTGGGGCCCGCCGGAGGCACCACTGACCCTGGTGGAGTACGGGGACTTCCAGTGCGGCTTCTGCCTGAAGGCCACCGGCTCGGTCGAGGAGGTGCACCGCATCTTGGGTGACCGGCTGCGCTACGTCTGGCGGCACGCCCCACTCACCGAGTACCACCCGAACGCTCTGGCCGCTGCCGAAGCCGCCGAGGCGGCCGGCCGTCAGGGGCAGTTCTTCGAGTTCTCCCGCAGCCTGTTCGCAGACCAGGAGCACCAGCTGCCCTCCGATATCGTCCACCGGGCAGAGGAGCTGGGCCTGGATGTCGAGCGCTTCGAGTCTGATCTGGACACCGGCGAGACCGCCTCCCGGGTGCGCGACGACCTGCTCGACGCCGAAGCGATGGGGATCATCGCCGTCCCCACGTTCTTCATCAACGGGCGGCGGCACACCGGTCCGTACGACGCCCAGACACTGATCCGCGAGCTCGAGCGGACGGCACCGGTGCAGCGGTGA